One part of the Lachnospiraceae bacterium JLR.KK002 genome encodes these proteins:
- a CDS encoding LytTR family DNA-binding domain-containing protein, producing the protein MKMLLFRVAVCDDIQRELEKISEALGAYARAHPEICFELDEYHSALDILNAVEKEKIYDIVLLDICMPGIPGTDVAKELLAKSPDTSVIFLTMSDEYAVTAFAMNATHYLLKPFTQRQFSEALDRAVAKMPEEAMISFACVDGLYRVRISEIIFLESQGHYFLVHLSGRETLRQRGKITQVYEELGKYPEFIRVGASYIANLMFVRRVSEGTLEMSDGKIPVPRRSRREVRRAYMDFFCRQETRN; encoded by the coding sequence ATGAAAATGCTGTTGTTCCGGGTGGCAGTCTGTGATGATATACAGAGGGAACTGGAAAAAATTTCAGAGGCTCTCGGCGCTTATGCCAGGGCCCATCCTGAAATCTGTTTTGAGCTGGATGAATATCATTCGGCACTGGATATTTTAAATGCTGTGGAAAAAGAAAAAATTTATGATATTGTTCTTCTTGATATCTGTATGCCCGGTATTCCCGGTACAGACGTAGCGAAGGAACTGCTTGCAAAGAGCCCGGATACCAGTGTTATTTTTCTGACAATGAGTGATGAATATGCGGTAACTGCATTTGCAATGAACGCTACTCATTATCTGCTGAAGCCATTTACACAGAGACAGTTTTCCGAAGCCCTTGACCGCGCGGTGGCGAAAATGCCGGAGGAAGCGATGATTTCTTTTGCCTGTGTGGATGGCCTGTACCGTGTACGTATCAGTGAGATTATCTTCCTGGAATCTCAGGGCCACTATTTCCTTGTACATCTTTCCGGCAGGGAGACGCTGCGTCAGCGTGGAAAGATAACGCAGGTGTATGAGGAACTGGGCAAATACCCTGAGTTTATTCGGGTTGGAGCTTCCTACATTGCAAATCTCATGTTTGTACGGAGGGTTTCAGAGGGTACCCTGGAGATGTCAGATGGAAAAATCCCTGTTCCGAGAAGGAGCAGACGGGAAGTGCGGAGAGCATATATGGATTTCTTCTGCAGGCAGGAGACACGGAATTGA